In Zingiber officinale cultivar Zhangliang chromosome 1A, Zo_v1.1, whole genome shotgun sequence, a genomic segment contains:
- the LOC122024556 gene encoding uncharacterized protein LOC122024556, whose translation MAAHVNAGRRLVALVLAVCLSCGVAARVGGPEGRQRLQIGRHLKRLNKPPVKSIKSPDGDIIDCVHVAHQPAFDHPLLKNHTIQTRPNFHPENLFDDDKVASQKKTPSGVQLWHQNGRCPEDTVPIRRTSRADVLRASSIKRYGRKKHKSIPNPLSVEPDLLNENGHQHAIAYVEGDKYYGAKATINVWQPGIQQTNEFSLSQLWILGGSFGEDLNSIEAGWQVSPDLYGDNNTRLFSYWTSDAYQATGCYNLLCSGFIQVNNEIAMGASIYPISNYDGSQYDISILVWKDPKEGNWWLQFGRDYVLGYWPSFLFSYLADSASMIEWGGEVVNSEPDGEHTSTEMGSGHFPEEGYSKASYFRNIQIVDGSNNLRAPTGVGAFTEQSNCYDVQNGNNGEWGQHFYYGGPGRNSNCP comes from the exons ATGGCGGCTCACGTTAATGCCGGCCGCCGTCTTGTCGCGCTGGTGCTGGCGGTTTGCCTGTCGTGCGGTGTCGCGGCTCGCGTCGGCGGGCCGGAAGGGAGGCAGCGGTTGCAGATTGGGCGGCACCTCAAGAGGCTCAACAAACCCCCAGTCAAGAGCATCAAG AGTCCAGATGGAGATATCATAGACTGCGTGCATGTGGCTCACCAACCAGCTTTCGATCATCCTTTGCTCAAGAACCACACTATCCAG ACGAGACCAAATTTCCACCCAGAAAACCTGTTTGATGACGACAAAGTAGCATCTCAGAAGAAAACTCCCTCCGGGGTTCAGCTGTGGCACCAAAATGGGAGATGCCCGGAGGACACCGTTCCTATCAGGAGAACCAGTAGGGCTGACGTGTTAAGGGCTAGCTCCATCAAGAGATACGGGAGGAAGAAGCATAAAAGCATTCCCAACCCCCTGTCTGTTGAGCCAGACCTTCTCAATGAGAATGGACACCAG CATGCCATTGCTTACGTAGAGGGAGACAAATACTACGGAGCAAAGGCAACGATCAACGTTTGGCAGCCAGGTATCCAGCAAACTAATGAGTTCAGTCTCTCCCAGCTCTGGATTTTAGGGGGCTCTTTCGGGGAGGATCTCAACAGCATCGAAGCTGGTTGGCag GTCAGCCCAGATCTGTATGGAGACAATAATACCAGACTGTTCAGTTATTGGACT AGTGATGCATATCAAGCAACTGGCTGCTACAACCTACTCTGCTCTGGATTCATTCAAGTAAACAATGAGATCGCAATGGGCGCCAGCATCTACCCGATCTCCAACTACGACGGTTCACAGTATGATATAAGCATTCTCGTCTGGAAG gatcCTAAGGAAGGGAACTGGTGGTTGCAATTTGGGAGGGACTATGTGTTGGGCTATTGGCCTTCTTTCCTCTTCTCGTACCTGGCCGACAGTGCATCGATGATCGAATGGGGTGGGGAGGTGGTGAACTCGGAGCCGGACGGCGAGCACACTTCGACTGAGATGGGCAGCGGCCACTTCCCTGAAGAAGGGTACAGCAAAGCGAGCTACTTCAGGAACATTCAGATAGTCGACGGATCGAACAATCTGAGGGCTCCGACCGGGGTTGGTGCCTTCACGGAGCAGTCGAACTGCTACGACGTGCAGAACGGAAACAATGGCGAATGGGGGCAGCACTTCTACTACGGAGGACCGGGTAGAAACTCAAATTGCCCGTAG